From Thermoflavifilum aggregans, a single genomic window includes:
- a CDS encoding class I SAM-dependent methyltransferase, whose amino-acid sequence MSSSRHQHDSLELSESRDIRFSFGKNWSRFLQHLNENRIQIAKQSLQHMLGRNDLSGLRFIDVGSGSGLFSLAARMLGAHVYSIDYDPFSVSCTQYLRQQYYPDDPHWHISQGSILDDQLVNSLGQFDIVYSWGVLHHTGDMWKAFSLVDHLVKPDGGILFLSIYNDQGWRSRFWKWEKRNYNRYAWFKYFAILGYCSLFIPYRFLRDILSLRNPFLFYKNYARNRGMSWFHDLKDWLGGYPFEVARPEEVFEFFKHKNYILLKLKTCGGGLGCNEFVFLKQ is encoded by the coding sequence ATGTCTTCTTCACGCCATCAACATGATTCATTAGAATTATCCGAGTCCAGGGATATTCGCTTCTCATTTGGCAAAAACTGGTCAAGGTTTCTGCAACACCTGAATGAAAATCGTATTCAGATAGCAAAACAAAGCTTGCAACATATGCTCGGGCGGAATGACCTGTCCGGCCTGCGATTTATAGATGTCGGTTCAGGGAGCGGGTTATTCAGCTTGGCAGCCCGGATGTTGGGCGCTCATGTGTATTCTATTGATTATGATCCGTTTTCTGTATCCTGTACCCAATACCTCAGGCAACAATATTACCCTGACGATCCACACTGGCATATCAGCCAGGGTTCCATTCTGGACGATCAGCTGGTCAATTCCTTAGGCCAATTTGATATTGTGTACTCCTGGGGTGTACTTCATCATACCGGTGATATGTGGAAAGCTTTTTCTTTGGTTGATCATCTGGTTAAACCGGATGGTGGAATTTTGTTTTTATCTATTTACAATGATCAGGGGTGGCGTTCCCGCTTCTGGAAATGGGAAAAACGCAACTATAACAGATATGCGTGGTTTAAATATTTTGCAATCTTGGGTTACTGTTCACTCTTTATCCCCTATCGGTTTCTCAGGGATATTTTATCACTCAGGAATCCTTTTCTATTTTATAAGAATTATGCCAGAAACAGAGGCATGAGCTGGTTTCATGATCTGAAAGATTGGTTGGGTGGTTACCCTTTTGAGGTTGCTCGTCCGGAGGAGGTTTTTGAGTTTTTTAAGCATAAGAATTATATCCTGCTTAAATTGAAAACCTGTGGTGGAGGATTAGGTTGCAATGAATTTGTTTTTTTAAAACAGTAA
- a CDS encoding lipid II flippase MurJ, protein MEIRTESYKKGLAVSTIFNVASKAIAFLSNLVIAYYFGATFHTDIYFYIITIFNLISYFITSVTTSVIIPESMRIREEDNDLCIHFLNKFFFLFTSIGVVFSLIFCLFPVSLFSVISKYSVNVLLENKLTLILGSALFPIIIATNFLNDVLISYKIFTAPMIVTAINSLFIIIFIIFLHSVLNTQSLIIGYASGYVFNIGVLFFLLKAQLHWKFSLLSSLRIRVQGKLWHDILYSQSGSIVSILSSYFPIYLLSSFDGGIVSAVNYAQKIAYIPHYVISSQFAVVVGVKFNELFARKEYADLNQTYRRAVEFILFTIIPFSLFLFFFRNEITVFLFNRGHATSQDVIHISRLLGYFSLPVCLIAVNNIFAYLCFSAQIVKYSFLFQIATNILSLLSIYPFIKMFGYIGYPLNVLFVFLITLILFPMVFSRLLSHINLKIIYWYLIKIVFVNILLIGGTYYVVHLLNLNTFFTLCIGFISSVLLLLLFNHLFKINQDISFLIYHLNRYLKFPFRYLLKN, encoded by the coding sequence ATGGAAATCAGAACGGAATCATATAAAAAAGGATTGGCGGTTTCTACCATTTTTAATGTGGCATCCAAAGCAATTGCTTTTCTGAGTAATCTGGTTATTGCCTATTATTTCGGTGCAACCTTTCATACCGATATTTATTTTTACATCATTACCATATTTAACCTTATCAGCTATTTCATTACTTCTGTGACTACATCGGTGATTATTCCGGAGTCTATGAGAATCAGGGAAGAGGATAACGACTTGTGCATCCACTTTCTGAACAAATTTTTTTTCCTTTTCACATCTATAGGGGTTGTATTTTCTCTGATATTTTGTTTGTTCCCTGTAAGTTTGTTTTCTGTTATATCTAAATATTCAGTTAATGTATTACTGGAGAATAAACTAACCCTTATTCTGGGATCAGCCCTGTTCCCAATCATTATTGCCACCAATTTCTTAAATGATGTGCTGATATCCTACAAGATCTTCACGGCGCCAATGATTGTTACGGCTATTAACTCCCTCTTTATCATCATTTTCATTATTTTTCTCCATTCCGTATTGAATACGCAATCTTTGATCATTGGCTACGCATCGGGCTATGTATTTAATATAGGTGTATTATTCTTTTTATTGAAAGCTCAACTTCATTGGAAATTTTCGCTTCTTTCATCATTAAGAATCCGAGTGCAGGGGAAACTATGGCATGATATCCTCTATTCACAGTCAGGAAGCATCGTTTCTATATTATCCAGTTATTTTCCCATTTACTTGTTAAGTTCGTTTGATGGAGGAATTGTTTCTGCTGTAAATTATGCCCAAAAAATTGCTTATATACCGCATTATGTTATATCCTCTCAGTTTGCTGTGGTGGTGGGAGTGAAATTCAATGAGCTGTTTGCCAGGAAGGAATATGCCGACCTAAACCAGACTTACAGGCGTGCCGTGGAATTTATCTTATTTACTATTATTCCCTTTAGTCTTTTTTTATTTTTTTTCCGGAATGAGATAACAGTTTTTTTATTTAACAGAGGGCATGCTACCTCTCAGGACGTCATTCACATATCCAGGCTTTTGGGATATTTCTCCTTACCTGTATGTTTAATTGCAGTCAATAATATATTTGCTTATCTATGTTTTTCAGCTCAGATTGTTAAATACAGTTTCTTATTTCAGATTGCAACCAATATTCTTTCATTATTAAGTATTTATCCATTTATCAAAATGTTTGGTTATATTGGATATCCATTAAATGTTTTATTTGTTTTTCTGATTACGCTGATTTTATTCCCCATGGTTTTTTCAAGGCTACTCTCTCACATTAATCTGAAAATTATTTATTGGTATCTTATCAAGATTGTTTTTGTCAATATACTTCTGATTGGAGGGACATATTATGTTGTCCATTTATTGAACTTGAATACCTTTTTTACTTTATGTATTGGCTTTATTTCTTCTGTTCTTTTATTGCTTCTATTTAATCATTTATTTAAAATCAATCAGGATATCTCATTTCTGATTTATCATTTAAACCGTTATCTAAAATTTCCGTTTCGTTATCTTCTTAAAAATTAA
- the asnB gene encoding asparagine synthase (glutamine-hydrolyzing) has protein sequence MCGITGFIDFASQSAESELIRMSGALIHRGPDDEGISLFQTPFCQVGLGFRRLSILDLSKRGHQPMSLDHGLTIVFNGEIYNFQEIKSELKDLGYTFHSGTDTEVILKGFDQWGTDLCHRLNGMFAFFIYDPVKMKCYLFRDRAGIKPVYYYWHEGLFLFSSELKSFHQHKRFQKKISISAIRLYLKYGYVPTPYSIFEYTYKLEPGHYLEIDLSSRIIQKHSYWNVFDCYAKPRLQISEQEAIAHTRDLLSSSCAYRMIADVPVGVFLSGGYDSTAVTALLQHNRTEKIKTFTIGFYEQPYNEAHFAKQVASYLGTDHTEYYCTISDAAKVIPLLPQIYDEPFGDSSAIPTYLVSSLVRQQVKVALSADAGDEVFAGYRRYEAAIRFNQIFSRIPKFFRRLSYHIMDQIPVEHFSMLHKIYHFQNRYNKLKSWLVADTPSSMLDILVSRFSEDEINQLVLPDGANHIAYSLCSFQDILNNPHFDLLSSFLSLDYRTYLLDDILTKVDRATMTVSLEGREPLLDYRLIEFVAQLPEHFKFRNGEKKWLLKQIVHQLVPRHLVDRPKMGFGIPVENWLRNDLKQYVDYYFSHGALVSQGIFHETAIRKLLDRYYSGYETDGHKIWFLLIFQMWYEKWGS, from the coding sequence ATGTGTGGCATTACGGGTTTTATTGATTTTGCTTCCCAATCTGCTGAATCTGAATTGATTCGCATGTCGGGGGCATTGATACATCGGGGACCCGATGATGAAGGGATTTCGTTGTTTCAGACGCCTTTCTGCCAGGTGGGTCTAGGATTTCGCAGGTTATCCATTCTGGATTTGTCAAAGCGAGGCCACCAGCCCATGAGCCTGGATCATGGACTCACCATTGTTTTTAATGGCGAAATCTACAATTTTCAGGAGATTAAATCTGAATTAAAGGATTTAGGATATACCTTTCATTCCGGAACAGATACGGAGGTGATATTGAAGGGTTTTGACCAGTGGGGGACCGATTTATGCCATCGGCTAAATGGTATGTTTGCCTTTTTTATTTATGATCCGGTGAAGATGAAATGCTATTTATTCAGAGATAGGGCCGGAATAAAACCTGTTTATTATTACTGGCATGAAGGTTTATTTCTTTTTTCCTCTGAATTAAAATCTTTTCATCAACACAAAAGGTTTCAGAAGAAAATTTCCATATCGGCTATCAGGCTATATTTAAAGTATGGTTATGTACCCACACCCTACAGTATTTTTGAATACACCTATAAGCTGGAACCTGGTCATTATCTGGAAATAGATTTATCATCTCGTATCATCCAAAAACATAGTTACTGGAACGTGTTTGATTGTTATGCCAAACCGAGGCTACAGATTTCTGAACAGGAGGCTATTGCACATACCCGGGACTTGCTAAGCTCATCCTGTGCATATCGTATGATTGCCGATGTACCAGTAGGTGTTTTTTTAAGTGGAGGATATGACAGCACGGCTGTGACAGCCTTATTACAGCATAATCGTACGGAAAAAATTAAAACATTTACTATTGGTTTTTATGAGCAACCCTACAATGAGGCTCATTTTGCCAAACAGGTTGCATCGTATCTGGGCACGGATCATACGGAATATTATTGCACCATATCAGATGCTGCCAAAGTGATTCCTCTTTTGCCTCAGATTTATGATGAACCGTTTGGTGATAGTTCTGCCATTCCTACCTATCTGGTCAGCAGCCTGGTCAGGCAACAGGTAAAGGTTGCTCTTTCTGCTGATGCAGGCGATGAGGTTTTTGCCGGATATCGTCGATATGAAGCCGCTATCCGGTTTAACCAGATTTTCAGCCGGATTCCCAAATTTTTCCGCAGGCTCAGTTATCATATAATGGATCAGATTCCTGTGGAGCATTTTTCTATGTTGCATAAAATTTATCATTTTCAGAATCGTTACAACAAGTTGAAGTCCTGGCTTGTGGCTGATACTCCTTCGAGCATGCTTGATATTCTGGTGTCCCGTTTTTCTGAGGATGAAATCAACCAGCTGGTATTGCCTGATGGTGCGAATCATATAGCCTATTCATTATGTTCATTTCAGGATATTTTGAATAACCCTCATTTCGATTTGTTATCCTCATTTCTTTCGCTGGATTATCGAACCTATCTGCTGGATGATATACTCACCAAAGTGGATCGGGCTACCATGACAGTTTCACTGGAGGGTAGGGAGCCCTTGCTGGATTACCGGCTAATTGAGTTTGTGGCTCAGCTTCCCGAGCATTTTAAATTCAGAAATGGGGAGAAGAAATGGCTGCTGAAACAGATTGTGCATCAGCTTGTTCCCCGGCATCTGGTAGATCGTCCGAAAATGGGATTTGGCATACCCGTGGAAAACTGGCTCAGGAATGACCTGAAGCAGTATGTGGATTATTATTTTTCACATGGAGCATTGGTTTCCCAGGGAATTTTTCATGAAACAGCTATCCGTAAACTTCTGGATCGCTATTATTCCGGATATGAAACGGATGGACATAAAATCTGGTTTTTATTAATTTTTCAGATGTGGTATGAAAAATGGGGTTCATAA
- a CDS encoding glycosyltransferase: MKNGVHKKKVAFILPSLGAGGAERVILNILKYWDRESSTPVLIVLDKRGKLADQVPDDIEIIELGCKKVRRSLWKLVFVLRRIRPDSVLVTLNHLIAVFPIIRYFIPRSIRIYARMSIVPEHVKNIENHYSKISLLLKLFLPAYDGLVCQSYFMKNALISQFNIDSKKVYVIYNPIDSSRILPYLHLACSTNYKKSSSFDILAIGRLSSQKRFDRLIEAMRMLTDLPVRLFICGEGPLEEWLKEYASQLGVDHIVHFLGHQSNVYELMIRSDILVLTSEFEGIPNVALEANACGLPVISFLFPGGIDEIIKDGLNGYLIRDCQVESLVEVIRKIVHDYPFERKKISDITLQQYGAAHIVPRIQHLLLSNSPN, from the coding sequence ATGAAAAATGGGGTTCATAAAAAGAAGGTGGCTTTTATATTGCCCAGCCTGGGCGCCGGCGGTGCTGAACGTGTAATATTGAATATACTGAAATACTGGGATCGGGAATCCTCAACACCCGTCCTGATTGTATTGGATAAAAGAGGAAAGCTGGCAGATCAGGTTCCAGATGATATTGAGATAATTGAACTGGGTTGTAAAAAAGTAAGACGTTCTTTGTGGAAACTTGTATTTGTGCTCAGAAGAATAAGACCTGATAGTGTGCTGGTTACCCTGAATCATTTGATTGCTGTTTTTCCCATCATCAGGTATTTTATACCCAGAAGTATTCGAATTTATGCCAGAATGTCTATTGTGCCGGAACACGTAAAGAATATTGAAAATCATTATTCAAAAATATCTTTATTACTTAAGTTATTTCTGCCGGCATATGATGGCTTAGTCTGTCAGTCGTATTTCATGAAGAATGCATTGATTTCCCAATTCAATATTGATTCGAAGAAGGTTTACGTAATTTATAATCCCATAGATAGCTCAAGAATTTTACCTTATCTGCATCTGGCTTGTTCAACAAACTATAAAAAATCATCCTCATTTGATATTCTGGCTATTGGCAGGCTCTCTTCCCAGAAAAGATTTGATAGATTGATCGAGGCTATGCGCATGTTAACTGATTTGCCAGTTCGTTTATTCATTTGTGGTGAAGGCCCGCTGGAAGAATGGCTAAAGGAATATGCTTCCCAATTAGGTGTTGATCATATTGTTCATTTTTTAGGGCATCAATCTAACGTATACGAACTCATGATCCGGTCGGATATTCTTGTGCTGACATCTGAATTTGAAGGAATCCCCAATGTAGCTCTGGAGGCGAATGCATGTGGGCTGCCGGTAATCAGTTTTCTTTTCCCGGGTGGAATCGATGAAATAATTAAGGATGGGTTGAATGGATATCTGATTCGGGATTGTCAGGTGGAGTCATTGGTGGAAGTGATCCGGAAGATAGTGCATGATTATCCTTTTGAAAGAAAGAAAATATCTGATATTACGCTGCAGCAATATGGTGCAGCACATATCGTTCCCAGGATTCAACATCTCTTGCTGTCTAACTCTCCTAATTAA
- a CDS encoding right-handed parallel beta-helix repeat-containing protein, which yields MKSKITFLAGVLFLITATGYAQHPGSVSTAKSPARQVSDEIAYVQKNGYPIVSALPNNYVRDGTVDYTAAIQQALNQHRLVIFPPFPVLINDQGLTIYDNQEIYFPPGSMIQLMPSNKTNYEILRVHNVNHVEIFNPTISGDKNQHLGQGGEWGMGISILGATDVWVYHPRIENCWGDGIYIGDANIPYSKNVYISGGVIANNRRNGISVIGADSLTIDSTMISKNTGTWPKGGIDIEPNTPRNVINHILVSHVYTKDNYGGIIISLNGFSKMKYLNDVNISLENIKDSGSNYGLMIVKINNNEENENPISGKIIVDSATFINNKNEPIWYKEYLTNNSGPKYVMSHLKIVKQNQDITIPYLQVLNQQILNTSKIQIIQ from the coding sequence ATGAAAAGCAAAATCACATTCCTTGCAGGGGTTTTATTTCTGATCACCGCAACGGGCTATGCCCAGCATCCCGGCTCGGTATCCACGGCGAAATCACCTGCCCGCCAGGTATCCGATGAAATCGCGTATGTACAGAAAAACGGATATCCCATCGTGTCGGCATTGCCCAACAACTATGTGAGAGACGGAACCGTAGATTATACCGCGGCTATTCAACAGGCACTTAATCAGCATCGCCTGGTGATCTTTCCACCCTTCCCGGTATTGATCAATGATCAGGGACTGACCATATACGACAACCAGGAAATATATTTTCCTCCCGGAAGTATGATCCAACTAATGCCCAGTAATAAAACAAATTATGAAATCCTTCGGGTGCACAATGTAAACCATGTGGAAATATTCAACCCCACCATATCGGGCGACAAGAATCAGCACCTGGGCCAGGGTGGAGAATGGGGAATGGGCATCTCCATACTAGGTGCTACAGATGTATGGGTTTACCACCCGAGAATTGAAAATTGCTGGGGCGATGGAATCTATATTGGCGATGCGAATATTCCCTATTCCAAAAATGTTTACATATCAGGTGGTGTCATCGCAAACAACAGAAGAAATGGCATATCCGTGATCGGCGCAGATAGCTTAACCATTGATAGCACTATGATATCCAAAAATACAGGTACCTGGCCAAAAGGGGGAATTGATATTGAACCTAACACACCAAGAAATGTAATCAATCATATTCTGGTAAGCCATGTTTATACAAAAGATAACTATGGGGGTATCATAATTAGTTTAAATGGCTTTAGTAAAATGAAATACTTAAATGATGTAAATATATCTCTGGAAAATATAAAAGACTCAGGTTCAAATTATGGGCTCATGATTGTAAAAATAAATAACAATGAGGAAAACGAAAATCCTATAAGTGGTAAAATCATTGTCGACTCAGCAACATTCATAAACAATAAAAACGAACCGATATGGTATAAGGAATACCTGACAAACAATTCAGGACCTAAATATGTCATGAGTCATTTAAAAATCGTGAAACAAAACCAGGATATTACGATTCCTTACCTGCAGGTGCTCAATCAACAAATATTAAATACTTCCAAAATTCAAATTATACAATAA
- a CDS encoding endonuclease domain-containing protein: MNKSKITLLARELRKKQTPEEKLLWEELRNRRLNGLKFLRQHPMIYENDPHKGLLFFIADFYCAEKRLVIELDGKIHDFQKEYDANRDFILKQLNLRILRIKNEELKDMNKVKRKILNC; the protein is encoded by the coding sequence ATGAACAAAAGTAAAATTACACTGTTAGCGCGTGAACTCAGGAAAAAGCAAACGCCTGAAGAAAAGCTATTATGGGAAGAATTAAGGAATAGAAGGTTGAATGGTTTAAAGTTTTTACGTCAGCATCCTATGATTTATGAAAATGATCCGCACAAAGGATTATTATTTTTTATTGCTGATTTTTATTGCGCTGAGAAGCGATTGGTTATCGAGTTAGATGGAAAGATTCACGATTTTCAGAAAGAATATGATGCAAATAGAGATTTTATTTTAAAACAATTAAACTTGCGAATACTGAGGATTAAAAATGAAGAGTTGAAAGATATGAATAAAGTAAAAAGGAAGATATTAAACTGCTGA
- a CDS encoding Wzz/FepE/Etk N-terminal domain-containing protein, with protein MTETHRPIPVQDEISIRELILRLKEWIRYLRSKWLVLLICGVAGGLLGLVYAWVSKPKYVATLTFALEEKSGSNLLASYAGLASQLGFDLGSTGGGVFSEDNIMQLLQSRLMITRTLLDTVVDARGRVISLADYYIEMNHLRKSWKNNPHIPADLSFKPGIPIDSLSYVQDSLMGKFYENITKNNLNIEKPTKEGTIISVTYTAPDQLFAKTFAEDLVKHVSLFYIQTKTKRAVSNLNIVQARLDSVRNAYHAALYGTAITTDQNLNPARAVVSVPAISRQTQAQILGAEYAELVKNLEIARMTLLQETPLIQVIDRPVLPLKEKKVGKIKGFVIGGFIGALLALFVLMMRRIYAEIMEDSYEK; from the coding sequence ATGACCGAAACACATCGCCCCATCCCGGTACAAGATGAAATCTCGATCAGGGAGCTAATCCTTAGGCTGAAGGAGTGGATCCGTTATCTTCGTTCCAAGTGGCTGGTGCTGCTGATTTGTGGCGTAGCAGGTGGTTTATTAGGTTTGGTATATGCATGGGTCAGCAAACCTAAATACGTAGCCACACTCACCTTTGCCTTGGAAGAAAAAAGTGGCAGCAATTTGCTTGCTTCCTATGCCGGACTGGCCAGCCAGCTGGGCTTTGATCTGGGTAGTACGGGTGGAGGTGTGTTCTCAGAAGACAATATCATGCAATTGCTGCAGTCGAGACTGATGATTACCCGTACTTTGCTGGATACGGTGGTGGATGCACGCGGCCGTGTGATAAGCCTGGCTGATTACTATATTGAAATGAACCATTTGCGCAAATCATGGAAAAACAATCCCCACATTCCGGCAGATCTTTCATTTAAGCCAGGTATTCCTATTGATTCGTTGTCTTATGTGCAGGATAGCCTGATGGGGAAGTTTTATGAAAATATTACGAAAAATAATCTGAACATAGAAAAACCCACAAAAGAAGGTACTATCATTTCAGTAACCTATACAGCCCCTGATCAATTATTTGCCAAAACGTTTGCAGAGGATTTGGTGAAACACGTCTCATTGTTTTATATTCAAACTAAAACGAAACGAGCTGTCTCAAATCTGAATATCGTACAGGCCCGCCTGGATTCAGTGCGCAATGCCTATCATGCGGCTTTGTATGGTACAGCTATAACCACCGATCAGAATTTAAATCCTGCCCGAGCTGTAGTCAGCGTACCGGCAATTTCCAGGCAAACACAGGCTCAGATATTAGGTGCCGAATATGCAGAACTCGTGAAGAATCTGGAAATTGCAAGGATGACATTGTTGCAGGAAACGCCTTTGATTCAGGTGATTGATAGGCCTGTGCTGCCATTAAAAGAGAAAAAAGTGGGTAAAATAAAAGGCTTTGTGATAGGAGGATTTATAGGAGCTTTGCTGGCTTTGTTTGTGTTAATGATGAGAAGAATCTATGCAGAGATTATGGAAGATTCATATGAAAAATAA
- a CDS encoding glycosyltransferase family 4 protein, translating to MDILFVTNVDSYFLSKISLAQAFQQAGHRIIVLCKHTRYQDQIRQHGFEFIHFPFSRRSLNPFRLLYEAFSVSRIYRRVSPDVVILITPRIGLVGSFAHVFYSRTRVFQIITGLGFLFTSSRVSFLSRMVLVYYKFLSRFRRLFFIFQNHDDADLFFRYQICSEATGITVKGSGVDLKKFAYSDPVCYQHQVIFLLASRLLYDKGVMEYIQAAKLLYPEVGNKAKFLIAGSVDHENPMRIPEQELIDSLIPGYIEWIGYQNDMVRLLQSVHVVVLPSYREGLPRILAEAAAVGRPVITCNSVGCRECVMDGYNGFLVEVKDIQGLSEAMKKFISDPSLIATMGYHSRLFAEKEHDMHRNNQQMVDFVNQICSSTCL from the coding sequence ATGGATATTCTTTTTGTTACCAATGTAGATAGTTATTTTCTTTCGAAGATCAGCTTGGCTCAAGCATTTCAGCAAGCCGGCCATCGGATCATTGTTTTGTGTAAACATACCCGATATCAGGACCAGATCCGGCAGCATGGATTTGAATTCATACATTTCCCATTTTCCAGACGCAGCCTGAATCCCTTTCGGTTGTTATATGAAGCTTTTTCGGTTTCCCGGATTTATAGACGCGTATCTCCGGATGTGGTGATACTCATCACTCCGAGAATCGGATTGGTAGGATCTTTTGCCCATGTTTTTTATTCGCGTACCCGCGTTTTTCAGATCATTACCGGACTTGGATTTCTGTTTACTTCCTCACGCGTTTCTTTTCTTTCCAGAATGGTGTTAGTTTATTATAAATTTTTATCCCGCTTCAGGAGGCTTTTTTTTATTTTTCAGAATCATGATGATGCGGATCTGTTTTTCAGATATCAGATTTGTTCGGAAGCTACGGGCATCACAGTAAAAGGTTCAGGAGTGGATTTAAAAAAATTTGCTTATTCAGATCCTGTATGTTATCAGCATCAGGTTATATTTTTACTGGCTTCCCGGTTGTTGTACGATAAAGGAGTGATGGAATATATTCAGGCAGCGAAGTTGCTCTACCCGGAAGTCGGTAATAAGGCAAAATTTCTGATAGCCGGATCTGTTGATCATGAGAATCCCATGCGTATTCCGGAACAGGAACTAATTGATTCTCTTATTCCCGGATATATTGAATGGATAGGTTATCAAAACGATATGGTTCGCTTGCTGCAATCCGTCCATGTGGTTGTTTTGCCTTCTTATCGCGAAGGTTTACCGAGGATACTGGCTGAAGCTGCTGCTGTGGGGAGACCTGTTATTACTTGCAATTCTGTGGGATGCAGGGAATGTGTGATGGATGGCTATAATGGCTTTTTGGTAGAGGTGAAAGATATACAAGGTTTGTCGGAAGCCATGAAAAAATTTATCTCTGATCCCTCTCTGATTGCCACGATGGGATATCATTCCAGGCTATTTGCAGAAAAAGAACATGATATGCACAGAAATAATCAGCAGATGGTTGATTTTGTCAACCAAATATGTTCTTCCACATGTCTATAG
- a CDS encoding glycosyltransferase — protein MSLYFLINSLNGGGAERVAVNLSESFSPERLILLERDKAYEIPADKIYFLSSHRNSTSPLWKSLSIPYYAHHLKSLVRNDDTVLSFIERANYVNILSSFFTRHRSIISVRTSQLSSRKKHHPYHTLNKMIYPKSSLVVAVSRYIAYELNTYYQVPSERIKVIYNYISLNRLSALAQEPVGDYDSIFQHPAIVLSGRLIRIKGFDLFLKIFSVLKQQLPQLKLVILGNGELKNDLIDLAVSLHLRTFVWDHHSVDDGFDVYFLGFQANPFKFISRSRLFVLPSLLEGFPNAVVEAMACGVPVVAADCFSGPREILAPDSDFLFQTQVPEFAEYGVLLPVLGNNRENGSDLYQQHAGFWVDVISEMLTNSDLFSHYVHQSRQRAQQLDASQILPMWKQVLQS, from the coding sequence ATGAGTCTGTATTTTTTAATCAATTCTTTAAATGGCGGAGGGGCTGAGCGTGTGGCAGTGAATCTTTCCGAGTCATTTTCACCGGAACGGCTTATTTTACTGGAACGTGATAAGGCATATGAAATTCCTGCTGATAAGATTTATTTTCTTTCTTCTCATCGTAATTCCACTTCGCCGCTATGGAAGTCTTTATCCATTCCTTATTACGCACATCATTTGAAATCCCTGGTCAGGAACGATGACACGGTTCTCTCGTTTATAGAGCGGGCCAATTATGTGAACATCCTGAGCTCATTTTTTACCCGCCACAGAAGCATTATTTCTGTTCGTACTTCGCAACTTTCATCCAGGAAAAAGCATCATCCCTATCATACGCTTAACAAAATGATATATCCGAAATCTTCCCTTGTAGTTGCAGTTTCCAGATATATTGCCTACGAATTAAACACGTATTACCAGGTTCCTTCGGAACGAATAAAGGTCATTTACAATTATATTTCTTTGAATCGTTTGTCGGCCCTGGCCCAAGAGCCCGTTGGCGATTATGATTCGATATTTCAGCATCCAGCTATTGTACTTTCCGGACGACTCATCCGGATTAAAGGTTTTGATTTGTTTCTGAAGATTTTTTCTGTTCTTAAACAACAATTGCCTCAGTTGAAACTGGTGATTTTGGGAAATGGGGAGTTGAAAAATGATTTAATTGATTTAGCGGTATCCTTACATTTAAGGACTTTTGTTTGGGATCATCATTCGGTTGATGATGGCTTTGATGTATATTTTCTGGGATTTCAGGCCAATCCGTTTAAATTTATCTCCCGATCCAGGTTGTTTGTTCTTCCTTCCTTGCTGGAAGGCTTTCCGAATGCCGTTGTAGAAGCCATGGCCTGTGGTGTGCCTGTGGTGGCTGCAGATTGTTTTTCCGGCCCGCGGGAAATTCTTGCTCCTGATTCAGATTTTCTTTTTCAGACACAGGTGCCTGAATTTGCCGAATATGGAGTACTTTTGCCGGTATTGGGCAATAACAGAGAAAATGGATCCGATTTGTACCAACAGCATGCCGGTTTCTGGGTGGATGTCATTTCTGAAATGCTCACCAATTCGGATCTTTTTTCGCATTACGTGCATCAATCCCGGCAACGGGCGCAACAACTGGATGCCTCCCAGATTTTGCCTATGTGGAAGCAGGTTTTGCAATCCTGA